In one Balaenoptera musculus isolate JJ_BM4_2016_0621 chromosome 20, mBalMus1.pri.v3, whole genome shotgun sequence genomic region, the following are encoded:
- the HIGD1B gene encoding HIG1 domain family member 1B has protein sequence MSANKGSWAPPEGEDSMSQKFLRKTRESLLVPIGLGGCVVVAACRIYRLKARGSTKMSTHLIHTRVAAQACAVGAIMLGAVYTMYRDYIKRTAQYAGEK, from the exons ATGTCTGCTAACAAAGGCTCGTGGGCACCACCTGAGGGTGAGGACAGCATGTCTCAGAAGTTCCTGAGGAAGACCAGGGAGTCTCTGCTGGTGCCTATAG GCTTAGGGGGCTGTGTGGTGGTGGCAGCATGCAGGATTTACCGGCTGAAGGCTCGTGGTTCCACCAAGATGTCCACACACCTGATTCACACCCGAGTGGCAGCACAGGCCTGTGCTGTGGGTGCGATCATGCTGG GTGCTGTGTACACGATGTACAGAGACTACATCAAGAGAACCGCGCAGTATGCTGGGGAGAAGTAG